The stretch of DNA GGGAAATTGAATTGGCCGAACCGTGCACGGACCGGGatcaaatgttttaaaaaatcgcttctgttttgtaatgttttcttttcaggccaaaaaaattcattctgTTAATGTTTGACTTGTGGTTTTACACaacatttaaaacaatttttcatttGCAGCTGCAATAGAACAGATGACTCTAACAAGACAGTTTGCATGCTGGTGATTATAACAGTTACTAATATTGATTCAGCTTAGCACATTCAAGGTGTTTTTGGTACCTGTGCTGTGTCTTAGGcctgttttaaacgtcgcattttacatgcgcCTAATCTAATTCTCGAATTATCTGCATGTAAAATGCAACGTTTAATCAATTAAATTCGCCACAGTTGTCTTGGGGTCGTCTTCTCATGTATGCACACGACATCTCCCACTTGAACCTTACTCAGTGAGCTAACTCTCTTAGAACAGAGGTGTTGTTCTCTAAGTTGTGTGAGATACTCTGCTCGCCAGCAGTTCCAGAAATGATCGAGGATTCTCTGTAAGACCCTTGCTCTCCTTGAAAGCGCTGACTGGGTATGTCCAACATCGATGGAATAGTTCTTTGATGGCATTGACAGAATTCTTCGGCCTATGACTAGGTGAGAAGGCGTCAGAGATTCCTCGAACTCATCATAAACGTAAGTCAAAGGACGTGAATTCAAGACTGCTTCAACTTCTACTAGGGTTGTAGACAGTTCGTCGTAATTCAAGCGCGCATTGCGTAGACACTTCTTTAAACTTAACGTGACAGACTTCACAAGGCGTTCAACAAAACCACCCCACCAAGGGGCTGCCTCAACATTGAACCTCCATTTTGTACCATCACGCTGACAATAGGCCTACAACCTTGGGTTCTTAAAAGTCTTTCCATTGTCACTGACAATCAAGGTTGGCGTTCCCCTTCTTCCCTTAAATCGAGCGAGGGCCTTGACAAAACCGTCCGCTGCCAGACTTAACACAAGTTCAAGATGAACAGCTCGGCTTAAAGCGCATGTGAATAAGGCTATGTAAACTTTGTTCATTCCTCCCCCTTTAGCGAATGTAACCCTGACATACATAGGACCCGCAAAGTCCACTCCAACACGGGAGAACGCAAACTCGTCACTTAACCGGAACTCAGGAAGCGGTGGGGAATGAGGAATTGCATAACTTCTACCTTCTATCTTCTTACAAACAGAACATTTTCCAGTCACGGTTTCTACATTCATAGCTTGTCTTCCCTTTACTACCCAGAAGCAGGACCTTAGCTCTGTAAGAGTCTCTCTCACACCATTGTGTAGGACCTTCAGATGACATTCATTGATGACCGAATTTGTGAAGTGGGACGACCTTAGCAGAAATATAGGAAAGCGAGCGTTAAACGATATTGGTGCATTCTTGAGACGGCCTCCACACCTAAGAATTCCTTTGCCACCTTTGTACAGTGATAACGAAACTTTGACCTGGTTAAATTTCTCGTCTTCCAAAACAGACCCTTGCACCTCCGTGATCCAAAGGTCTCTCGCTCGCTCGATTTCCTCTTGCTTCAAATCTTCATCAATCAATtccttattttcactttttcgCTTAAGATTAGACACAAATCGCAAGACATATGCGGTAACTCGTACCAGTCTCTGTAGACTACTAAATCTTTTGAAAGGAATAATGCAGTCAagattaagctttctttcagacgTCACTTTGTCAGCCACAATGTGTGCAAGAACAGTGCTGTTACCGTGCTTCTTTTGACTACTTGAACTTTCCTTCTTCAACTGAAGCCCAGTATCGGGTTCTGTACTTTTGACCTCAGGGTTCAGTGGAAGGATTGGCCAGGACTCTTTACCCTTCAACACAACTGGTTGGCAACCAGCTTAGAAGCCAATGAACGGCGAGAACATATATAAGCAGGATTATTCTCCGAGGGGCAGTAATCCCAATAAGCTGGTTTTACGAGTCCACGAATATCCACTACTCTATTTTGCACAAATTGCTTGAATTCTCTGTTTACGCCCCAAATCCACCACAAAGCAATTTGAGAATCCGACCGCAACAGAAGACAGAATCAACCCTAAGAGTTCCTTCAAATGCTGTCAAGACAGAGTTGATCAATCTGGCCAGAACTAGAGCGCCTAACAATTCCAGTCGTGGAATGGTATCTCCATTGATAGGTGATACCCGTGTCCTTGATGTCACAAGATCGGTGAACACAGTTCCGTCAGTCAATTCGACGTGCAAATATACAACTGTTCCATATGCTCTCTCAGATGCATCGGCGAACCCATGAAGTTGAACACTCTGCAACTATGGCAACGACTTGCCGGCCTGCCTCTTCAGCTGTACTACTCCAACCATCTTCAAATCTTCAGTAAGCTTGAGCCACTGTTCATGAATGACCATTTCAACACGATCGACCCAGCCCATCTTTGACTAACAAACAGATTGGAAGATTATCTTCCAGAGGATGATAACTGGTCTCAGTATACCAAGGGGGTCATACAGCTTGCTCGTCGCTGTGAGAATACTTCTCTTTGTAATAGGGCTACCATTGTTGGTTTCCACTGGAGAAGCCAAGTTCAGAGAGAACATGTCACTTTCAGTGTCCCATCCAATTCCAAGTACTTTACACCTTACACTGCAGGGGTTACCTTTTGCCCTGAACTGAGAACTTGAGAGGGTCTgatcttcttcttcaatcttACATTCTTCAACAGGCTTGgttgaaacttcaacatccagAGGAGACTCtcgttcaatttgtttttgaactagtGTAGAATTAGACACCCACTTTCCCATGTTAAAGCCTCCAATCTTGAAAGATGATTTCAGATTCTTGAACATCTCGAAGACCAGATCATCAGAATCTTCTCCACCTACAAAATCATCCACAGACAGGCTCTTCAACACACACTCAACAAATTCTCCGGGTATATCAGTGTAGGTTAGGTGATGACGAATAGTTGCATTCAACAAGAAGGgacttgaggaaatgccaaagGCAACTCTTGCAAATCTGTAAACTTGGAGATTTAGGTGTTTGCTACCGATATTATCCACCCACAGAAAGCGAAGATAGTCATGATCCCTTGGGTCAACTGAGATGTTCAGAAAGGCTTTCTCCATGTCTCCTGAGATGGCCACTTTATGAACGCGGAACTTCAAAAGAATGTCGTAAATGAGGGAAGACAGTGGTGGGCCAGCATAAAGACAATCATTAAGACTGGGTGTGGTACTCTGTGCTTTAGCGCTAGAATCATAAACCACGCGCAGCTTTGTGGTTTCCTTATCAACACGGATAACCTCATGATGAGGAATGTAATGAACCTTGCCAACACCATTAGAAGTTCCTTGATCTACAAGTTCAATGATCCCTTGTTTCAACTGTTCTCGGATAACATCATTAAACTGCCTTAACACATCAGGCTGAACACTCAGACGCCTTAAAAGTGACAACAGGCTTGATTTGCACCATACAAAATTATCGGGAAGGAGGTCATGATCCTCCTTAAATGGTAGTTGCACTTGATATCATCCTTCCACGAATTCAACTTCATTAACAAACTTGTCATACAGAGTGGCATTGTCATCACGAATTCCAAAGGATTCATAGTCCCAGATTTTTCTCAGTTCTGATGGAAGATCATCATGTTTAATTACACTCGATTCCACCTTCAAAACACAAGTTGCTATGAGATTCACAGTTTTGGCATGGACATTATCACACATGACCATAGTCCAGAGAGGACAAATCCTAGCTTTGTGGCTAGGGCAACTGGTTTCCATGGTGCACCCCTCACTATAGTACTTTCTACCAAGGACCAATAGTAGTCAGCCCCAATGAGAATACTGACTTCCAGCACTCCACCACCAGCTCTGTCAGCCAATGGAAGATTACAGAGATGCTCTTAGCTAGACTGAGTCAGTTCAGTGGACTTGGGTCAAGGGGCCACAGATCACTGGTACCACAAACGCTTGAATGTACACAGTTGTATTGCATAACGTTTTGATGCCAACTTGAACAATCTCACAGGTACATGATCTGGCATCTGATTCTTCAAAGGTTTTGATCAGCAAGGAATCTCTACCAACAACAGGTAGCTGCAATTTGTCCTTAACAGCCTGAGTCACGTAAGATCACTGATTGCATGAATCGAAAGCAAGACGCACATTTAGTGGACTACTGTCATTGTCTGGACGCATGACTTCAGCAGCTGCAGTTTGCAACAGCACGGACCCTCTGTACTTATCCACATACAAACTGGTAGAGACATCAGGTACATTCTCAACTTGTTCTCATCCACTCACAGTGTCTTCAAAACTATCACAGATAGTAACTTGGTGGGCTCCTTGACatttgaaacatttcacaggACTTTTACAGTTACGTGACAAATGCCCAGatttgagacaaagaaaacatctGCCTTTCTTCCTCAAAACTTGCTTTCTAGACTCAGCACTTGAGACCACACTACATTTAGAGCTCTGATGATTTTGATTGCAAAACGAGCACCACACACGAGAAAACGGTTTGTTCTTTGCACTTTCAGAGTACAAAGCAGAAGTAGAATGAAGCGACTCACCTCTCTGAAACGGGTTTGACGGTATGACTTCCTTAGGGTTCAAAACTCattgttttctcatttgcaATTCCTTGTGAAGTTCATTAAGGATTTCTTTTAAATCTCATGTTTCTGATTCCAAATTCCGTGACATTGCCATTCTAAATATTTTGCACACAATTTCGATGACTGTCGCGAAACTTTAACagattcttcaatttcttcttctcGGCCATACCTTGATTCCCACGAGCCATTAAAAACAAATATAAGACTGCACGCAACACGAATTCGAAGATGGTTTAAGTCAAGATTTTCTGAGTTTCCTAGCGGAATCCGTTCCCGGGTGTCGGCATCAAATGTACAAGAACCTTACGCCATAAGACACATTCCTTTCAAGACTACTTTCAAGATCAAATCGAAGAACAACGCAGGCGTCCAATGTTCTGTTCGTTAGGGGTCAAAAATGTGCGACTACGTGATGTAGTCGGATCCAGTTTTTCACAGGTTATATGGAAATGGCAATTTTATAGGGATTGAGGACTCGTGCTTGTGAAGGAGATCAAATTGTGGACTGATGTTCGGCTCCAAAAGTGACGAGTCTGCAGCAACAATGGCTTatgaatcgacacaaaacagAAGTGAACACCATGTTTGAGGTAGGGAAGTTTATTGCGAGAAAAAGACATGCAGTTTTTAACTCTTTTTACTATTAAACTCCCTTATTACGTGATggttatgcattgcaaaatcgcgCTGTGAGCTTGGGCCGCTTGTGCTTCAGTGGAATATTCAACTAACATTCGACATTGTGCCGAATAAATTGCAAGTGCATTATTTATATTTTACCCATAACTCCACAGTTTTTTGCTAAACGACATGCCCGAGGAAAGCGGTATGGCGGCCGTGGAGGAAACAAGTATGTGTGCCTCCTGCTTCTCTACAACGAAATATATTTGCCTGAGGTGCGGAAATGTTTTCTGCCGCCAGCCTTCACTTCTGGTTAATCGAGGGCACGATCGAGGCCGAGGAGCACGTGTTGTGACATTTTTtcgcgacaaaaacaaaaccataaaAAGAGAACAAATACACAAAGGCCGTATTTTCCTTGCCAAGAAGTAATGCGCTGCAATCTGCATGATAAGACGTCGTCTCCTGTTAACGCGAATAATGTTTGAAAGGCGTAGACAACGCCAACGTAAAATTATTCTTTATTGTTGTCCGCCGTATTGGCGGAGAAGCTTACAGCAGGGACTGGTAGTGAACTCAGTAATAAATGCGACACAAttaaatgcgacgtttaaatcaaattttcaactttttaaaatttgagtCGACTCAAATTGAAATTATATTCTGCACATGTAAAATGTCACGTTTAAACCAGGCCTTTTTTACATGGTAACTAAATAATATAGTAACTGTACTAAACATGCCTTTTAAAATGGGTTTTGTATGTTTGCTGAAATTTTATAGCTATTTGATTTCCTCCATCATTTATCTAAAACACACTTGTAAACAATGCTCTCATCTTAACACTGTTCTAGTGATATTTACCCACATGATTTGGGAAAGTCCTTAATTTATGTATCCTTGCTTGTGGTGTTTTCGTCCGTGCGGTGATCTTCTGAGAAAAATATTGTGACTGTGAGTTACCATTATCGATTCTTTTCGGATTATTTTACTATAATATTCTACCGTAAGATGTCCGTTGCTCCCTTTTTCTCTGATTCTGGAGGAGATAATAGCCGTGGTCACACTGCAGACTTTTACCTACAattttggacaaattaaatggaacattgagaccacccctccccccaaaatcagtgatgggaaaaatggcgcgttttggccttcacacaccttcatccttgatttgggggagagcgggcatttctgttccattttattctgtccaagattgtctatgAGCCCCTGCTTGGCGTTACCAGTAGCATATGGGGTAATCACGACACGAAATCTGCTCTCGTTCGCTCAAAAAATTACATCATCCGAATACCTGAGAGTTGactgtaattattttcataAGCTATATTTACGTTTAAAGCAGGAGACCTATAAAATGAGAAcataaattgcaaacaaaaaagagaataaaactattgggaaaaaaaaaaagaaaaacaaaaagaaagaaatcggaTGTAAGGAGGATTCGAACCTTCTACCACAGATTATCTACCCCATCCAACTATCCAACCTACCCACAATGTACGCTTTAGACTTTGCATCCGTGCGCCAACCATACCGAATATGCAaacttgttgaatttttaagaactgcATTTGCGCTCCCTTAAATTTGTTGGCGATATTTACCTAATCTATCTTCTGATTTTTCCACGCTGAAAAATAGTGCATGATTTACGTTCACAAAAGTGTTGATGGACACGATTTGCGGGCTAACAGCAACgaattttgtcgatttttcaCGATTTTGTCGTCTGGCCAGAAAGGTGACAGAACAGATTGACACTTTTTCCATTGCTTGTTAACCGTGCTTAACCGTTGAAAAGCGTCTCAAAACAGACGTGAATTGTATAAAAAGTCTCGTGAATCGTGCCTTAAACGTTTTAATGTCATGTAAAACCATTCAAGTGCTCTGCAAAGCTTTAAAAGCGCTACTTTAATGCTTGAGTCTTTTGCCATTGCTTCGTTTAATCTCGGCGATGCGACCCTACATagagagatatgtccagaaatgcacacaacaacaaaaattgcaaaaaagagataatgttggcgaatttggcaaatatggcgaaaatgacaattttgccacaatcgccaacgaggcaaagcacaaagcagtgaagggggcccataaaagttggcgaaagcggcgaatttggcaaatatggcgaaaatgacaattttgccacaatcgccaacgaggaaaaagagaaagcagtgaagggggcccataaaagttggcgaaagcggcgaatttggcaaatatggcgaaaatgacaattttgccacaatcgccaacgaggcaaagcacaaagtagtataggggccccataaaagttggcgaaagcggccaatttggcaaatatggcgaaaatgacaattttgccacaatcgccaacgaggcaaagcacaaagcagtataggggcccgtaaaagttggcgaaagcggcgaatttggcaaatatggcgaaaatgcaattttgccacaatcgccaacgaggcaaagcacaaagcagtataggggccccataaaagttggcgaaagcggcgaatttggcaaatatggcgaaaatgacaattttgccacaatcgccaacgaggcaaaacacaaagcagtgaagggggtccataaaagttggcgaaagcggcgaatctAGCAAATATGGCGagaatgacaattttgccacaatcgccaacgaggcaaagcacaaagcagtgaagggggcccataaaagttggcgaaaatgacaattttgccacaatcgccaacgaggcaaagcacaaagcagtatatgGGGCCCATAAacgttggcgaaagcggcgaatttggcaaatatggcgaaaatgacaattttgccacaatcgtcaacgaggcaaaacacaaagcagtgaagggggcccataaaagttggcgaaaatgacaattttgccacaatcgccaacgaggcaaaagacaaagcagtataggggccccataaaagttggcgaaagcggcaaatttggcaaatatggcgaaaatgacaattttgccacaatcgccaacgaggcaaagcacaaagcagtataggggcccataaaagttggcgaaagcggcgaatttggcaaatatggcgaaaatgacaattttgccacaatcgccaacgaggcaaagcacaaagcagaagaattcgatctccagtgctgtttcaaatgtttgacctcaaattacaaaagttcatttcttgaatttctatgattttagaaaattaacaaccagcatgaagaacaagggaaagaggaatttggcaaaatagggagataTGGCAACTGGACGTGGctccaaataacaaagtcatggcaaggttgtcatttgtgactgcgctggaacaatttaattactaacatatataataaataataatcaccaacgggtactaacagtttcaaagcagttatgtgAATCTTACCAATGTGCGCTTTGAAGGaattagattcaataaaccacacacaaaatatgtccttgtcgtatgatccattacttgaaagtaagcattgcgtgaagatgcatgtcgtgcctgtgaattttatagtagcttttcacgaatcttgccatcagtcgaaattgaaatccttttaccacaactgtggaagaatgtcgacacccagtagaatagaagttgcaaaattaaaattctccacaagacgataaacatttcttgaattgtgatccgccggaaataccgaagcgttcttttagacgccatcttatgaaattgacatatacgtcgtgttaagtcactgtagtgtatctgagccccaagtctcctcgttcgtcgtctgagtacatacatacataaatacataaatacttTATTCGTCCCAAATGGGTTTTTCAGAATAAAGTCAAGGGATAACTAATGCTATAtacaagtaaattaattaactaattaactagtaAATGACGTAATCGAAccgattaattattaattaattaatgaaataaaaacaaaagtggaGCAATTCAGTCACTAAAAAATTCGAGAGAAGGCTTCTCCTCAGGCAACGTTTGAAGTCCTGTAGTGCTTTCTTCctcacacgatctcgtaaaaagtgtagttaagtaTAAtgcagtgctttcttcttcacacgatctcgtgaataGTGTAGTAaaccgaaccacaaaatgaaagctaaaattttacaagagtGCTTATGCTCCGGTAcagtacctgcagaagctgccagtgcttaattaggcctaatcactgaatcGAGCGCTTAGTCTTATTCAGAAATCGAGTGCTATTGCCAATGAAAGTTAagcgaattgtaaaatgattcgttgaacgcgctataagaacgagagatacatatcaacttaacaaatcgaaagtggttcagcgttgtctgtactcttatcgacaacgatattcgccatcacagtggtcaaaatgttgtggatttAGGAGGTGCAGTGAGCAATTTGCCTCgtgaggccaaaaatatcaaacatgtttgattttgtcTTCACGGCCTCgcaaggcgaatttctcaccaaaattttCCCGCGAACATGAAGAAACGgatgagcaaaccgcctcgcgatgGAGTATGCTCAGCtgtttcctcaccgtgtgcggcgggcttaagtAGGCCAAAAGCATTTGAACAgtagaaaactatttttttatCTTGGAGCAGCTGCAGTTTACCCCGCCACATCGAGGCCGTTACTGTAAAGGGCTCGccacgcggtacgcggaaaaaataaagtcaaggttgctaagtatcttaagtagctggc from Montipora capricornis isolate CH-2021 chromosome 9, ASM3666992v2, whole genome shotgun sequence encodes:
- the LOC138017371 gene encoding uncharacterized protein, with the protein product MGWVDRVEMVIHEQWLKLTEDLKMVGVVQLKRQAAGCQPVVLKGKESWPILPLNPEVKSTEPDTGLQLKKESSSSQKKHGNSTVLAHIVADKVTSERKLNLDCIIPFKRFSSLQRLVRVTAYVLRFVSNLKRKSENKELIDEDLKQEEIERARDLWITEVQGSVLEDEKFNQVKVSLSLYKGGKGILRCGGRLKNAPISFNARFPIFLLRSSHFTNSVINECHLKVLHNGVRETLTELRSCFWVVKGRQAMNVETVTGKCSVCKKIEGRSYAIPHSPPLPEFRLSDEFAFSRVGVDFAGPMYVRVTFAKGGGMNKVYIALFTCALSRAVHLELVLSLAADGFVKALARFKGRRGTPTLIVSDNGKTFKNPRL